Proteins encoded within one genomic window of Legionella sp. PC997:
- a CDS encoding phasin family protein — MTQQNFERWTEMAKKLQEPFQAMAELNVKTLQGMNYLKPEEIAGIKKPEELLEKQINVAVENGHKALDYMQKSFQIVEKAMLGFVQEAKKASEAKH, encoded by the coding sequence ATGACTCAACAAAATTTTGAAAGATGGACTGAAATGGCAAAAAAACTTCAAGAGCCTTTTCAAGCCATGGCTGAATTAAATGTAAAAACCTTACAAGGTATGAATTATCTCAAACCTGAAGAGATCGCGGGTATTAAAAAACCTGAAGAACTATTGGAAAAGCAAATTAATGTAGCTGTTGAAAATGGCCACAAAGCTTTAGATTATATGCAAAAATCTTTTCAAATTGTTGAAAAGGCTATGTTAGGTTTCGTACAAGAAGCTAAAAAAGCATCTGAAGCTAAACATTAG
- the lptF gene encoding LPS export ABC transporter permease LptF, whose product MIIFRYLAKEVFLTLIALTSILVLIFLSNQFIQYLNRAASGNIPGVIIMKLMVLELPTLLSLLIPLGFYIAMLLAYGRLYAESEMTVLRACGYGPNQLLKHSFIMATVVAIIVAIVMIWVSPLIYIERSKLLRTTGIQTLVQTIMPGRFHAINGGREVFYVQSMSRDHAKAEQVFLAKRSVIDKQIRWDVLWADQAFAETDAKTGEDYIILQNGKEYQGIPGHADYQVVEFGEYKARLPHPVMKASEDLRTMSTASLLPYNNESPAKAAELQWRISVPVMVFTLTLIAVPLSRINPRSGKYAKLLPAIIVYILYANFLFIGRDAMISGKTPQWMGLWWVHLIIGLFGLFLIWRDRVKLA is encoded by the coding sequence GTGATCATTTTTCGTTATTTAGCTAAAGAAGTGTTTCTCACTTTGATCGCGCTAACCTCCATACTGGTATTAATTTTTCTGAGCAACCAATTCATACAATATCTAAATCGGGCAGCCTCCGGAAATATTCCTGGTGTCATTATTATGAAGTTAATGGTACTTGAATTGCCTACTTTACTCAGCTTGTTGATACCATTGGGTTTTTATATTGCCATGTTACTCGCTTACGGGCGTTTATATGCGGAAAGTGAGATGACTGTATTACGTGCCTGTGGATATGGGCCCAATCAATTACTAAAACATAGTTTTATCATGGCTACAGTAGTGGCAATTATTGTGGCAATAGTAATGATTTGGGTGAGTCCTTTGATTTATATTGAACGTTCTAAGCTGTTACGCACCACAGGGATTCAAACCTTGGTACAAACAATCATGCCCGGACGCTTTCATGCGATTAATGGAGGCCGGGAAGTATTTTATGTCCAGTCTATGAGCAGGGATCATGCTAAAGCGGAACAGGTATTTCTGGCAAAACGGAGTGTTATCGATAAACAAATACGATGGGATGTATTATGGGCAGACCAAGCCTTTGCCGAAACAGATGCAAAAACAGGTGAGGACTATATCATTCTGCAAAATGGTAAAGAATATCAGGGAATTCCAGGCCATGCTGATTATCAAGTTGTGGAATTTGGTGAATATAAAGCGCGATTACCCCATCCTGTAATGAAGGCATCTGAAGATCTCCGTACAATGAGTACCGCAAGCTTATTACCTTATAATAATGAAAGTCCTGCTAAAGCAGCTGAGTTACAATGGCGTATATCTGTACCCGTCATGGTCTTTACTTTAACTTTGATTGCAGTTCCTTTGAGCCGAATAAATCCACGTTCTGGTAAATACGCCAAGTTACTACCCGCAATCATTGTTTACATTCTCTATGCTAATTTTTTGTTTATCGGACGTGATGCAATGATTTCCGGAAAAACACCTCAGTGGATGGGTTTATGGTGGGTGCATCTTATTATTGGTCTCTTTGGGCTATTCCTAATCTGGCGTGATCGGGTGAAGCTAGCATGA
- the lptG gene encoding LPS export ABC transporter permease LptG → MSMKILDRYIAKTVLSSIALVTLMLVGLEIFILFVGEISDLGRVDYGIVQATFFILLQMPYQVYLFFPMASLLGSLIGLGILANNSELVVMRASGMSIGQITWAVLKASLLLIVIVTALGETVVPYLAHYGNDYKSAAVSGGQTLRTSKGFWLRHGNDFISVGLIRSNNTLNNIYQFHFDAHHHLRMSRFIREAKYTPTGWVAYNVQQSDFGADKITARTIPSLPWEISVKPKILMISSSDPDEMTLKELNRYIREQKRNHQNVHNYQFAFLQRIIQPFTTMVMMILSIPFIFGPLRSSTMGSKLLVGAAVGFSFHIVSRFFGPLSTVFQLPSELAALGPTFIFALLGLYLMRRVR, encoded by the coding sequence ATGAGTATGAAAATACTAGATCGCTATATTGCGAAAACTGTTCTTAGCTCCATTGCTTTAGTCACGCTGATGTTAGTAGGTTTAGAGATTTTTATTTTATTCGTAGGCGAAATTAGTGACTTGGGCCGAGTTGACTACGGTATCGTACAAGCAACGTTTTTTATCTTGTTACAAATGCCTTATCAAGTGTATTTATTTTTCCCCATGGCAAGCCTTTTAGGCTCTTTGATTGGCCTGGGTATTTTGGCCAATAATAGCGAGTTAGTAGTGATGCGGGCCTCAGGTATGTCAATAGGACAAATAACCTGGGCCGTTTTAAAAGCATCTTTATTACTTATTGTGATAGTTACTGCACTTGGCGAAACCGTAGTACCTTACTTAGCCCATTATGGCAATGACTATAAATCTGCGGCAGTCAGTGGAGGTCAAACATTAAGAACCTCAAAAGGTTTCTGGTTGCGTCATGGCAATGATTTTATTTCTGTGGGTTTGATACGCTCTAATAATACCCTAAACAACATTTATCAGTTTCATTTTGATGCCCATCATCATTTAAGAATGTCGCGTTTTATTCGCGAAGCGAAATATACCCCAACAGGCTGGGTGGCCTATAATGTGCAACAATCCGATTTTGGTGCGGATAAAATCACAGCTCGAACGATTCCTTCTCTTCCTTGGGAGATATCTGTAAAGCCCAAAATCTTGATGATTAGCAGTAGCGATCCAGATGAGATGACTCTGAAAGAACTAAATCGTTATATACGTGAGCAAAAGCGAAATCATCAAAATGTGCATAACTATCAATTCGCTTTTTTACAACGAATTATTCAACCCTTTACGACCATGGTAATGATGATTCTCTCTATTCCCTTTATCTTTGGGCCACTGCGCTCAAGCACGATGGGATCAAAATTGTTAGTGGGGGCTGCGGTCGGTTTTAGCTTTCATATTGTAAGCCGTTTTTTTGGTCCTCTAAGCACAGTTTTTCAATTGCCATCTGAATTAGCAGCTTTAGGTCCCACTTTTATTTTTGCTCTTTTGGGTTTGTATTTGATGCGAAGAGTTAGGTAA
- a CDS encoding NAD(P)/FAD-dependent oxidoreductase — protein sequence MEAVDVIIIGAGAAGLMCAIEAGKRHRKVLVLDHANKVGKKILMSGGGRCNFTNYYIEPEKYTSNNPHFLKSALTRYTQWNFIELVKKHKIPFHEKTLGQLFCDNKSKDIVDMLLKECAAVGVAIQLNTRIEQIEKSYQFKLQTTKGILSCESLIIASGGLSIPTMGASPFAYKVAEQFGIKVWPTRAGLVPLTLDVLEKERAALLSGIGIDSLVSNARIEFRENTLFTHRGLSGPAILQLSSYWHPGECICINLLPEIKVLEYLKKVRLEKPQKQLNSILSTHLPKRVIELFISPELADKKLADLSNRDFESIAKQLNSWIVKPNGTEGYRTAEVTLGGVDCHAISSKTMEAQDTPGLYFIGEALDVTGWLGGYNFQWAWSSGWAAGQVV from the coding sequence ATGGAAGCAGTTGATGTCATTATTATTGGTGCAGGCGCCGCAGGTTTAATGTGTGCGATTGAAGCAGGAAAACGCCATCGTAAAGTTCTAGTATTAGATCATGCGAATAAAGTTGGAAAAAAAATTTTAATGTCAGGCGGGGGCCGGTGTAATTTTACTAACTATTATATTGAACCTGAAAAATACACCTCAAATAATCCCCATTTTTTAAAATCTGCCTTAACACGCTACACGCAATGGAACTTTATCGAACTCGTTAAAAAACATAAAATTCCTTTCCATGAAAAAACTTTAGGTCAATTATTTTGTGATAATAAATCGAAAGATATTGTTGATATGCTGCTTAAAGAATGTGCTGCTGTAGGTGTAGCTATTCAACTTAATACCCGCATAGAACAGATTGAAAAATCATACCAATTTAAACTACAAACCACCAAGGGGATATTGAGCTGTGAGTCTTTGATCATTGCCAGTGGTGGTTTATCCATCCCTACAATGGGAGCAAGTCCATTTGCCTATAAAGTTGCAGAACAATTTGGGATAAAAGTATGGCCCACTCGTGCCGGGCTGGTTCCTCTTACTTTGGATGTATTGGAAAAAGAACGAGCCGCTCTGCTTTCTGGGATTGGTATTGATAGCTTAGTTAGCAATGCCCGCATAGAATTTCGTGAAAATACATTATTCACCCACCGCGGTTTGAGTGGCCCTGCCATTTTGCAATTGTCTTCCTACTGGCATCCTGGAGAATGCATTTGTATTAATTTATTACCTGAAATCAAGGTATTGGAGTACTTAAAAAAAGTCCGTCTAGAAAAACCACAAAAACAATTAAACTCAATCTTGTCCACTCATTTGCCCAAACGAGTTATTGAATTATTTATTTCTCCAGAACTTGCTGATAAGAAACTTGCAGATTTATCAAATCGTGATTTCGAATCTATAGCAAAACAACTCAACTCCTGGATTGTAAAACCAAATGGGACTGAAGGATATCGTACTGCTGAAGTAACTCTTGGCGGTGTAGATTGCCATGCCATTTCTTCTAAAACAATGGAAGCTCAAGATACCCCTGGCCTTTATTTCATTGGCGAAGCCTTAGACGTTACTGGTTGGTTAGGAGGATATAATTTTCAATGGGCTTGGTCATCGGGATGGGCCGCTGGACAAGTGGTATAA
- a CDS encoding coiled coil protein has product MYILKHLLAILLGITILPLRIFAYNTLFAIFASLIGVGAVVHLPLAFAYMFKNKGMSPTMNFLLTMLVVVPMTVATISIVFAMTATYLIYDTVLRMLESFWLGFRSGLLYEMEGFGNAYRTQTLNSDLFVQLRAFIDWVNEEESIDEVDFDGFQRIRGELQDVVVVHEDLEVPNLEQKTPKKLSKLLDKTQLQQIEKLINVLAQPQKPLSHQEKQQLESLKKLYMQYNDLSKKLEEVRVALEQNDKTQIKDEIIVYNEVETPILLVKQYKNDQDDKWYNVPANSYVTDKESLLQWLKLKPRHPLNKDLLKKPDFYNGMTTRYIWYVLTLEDCTSQELDEAAAQMSVLVEVLQPLVSDTQKIELGLGSSSQSFFSSGKSHSDLQIPPSDPGPALKPFKIGEV; this is encoded by the coding sequence ATGTATATTCTTAAGCACCTATTAGCTATCTTATTGGGTATAACCATCTTACCTTTGCGCATATTTGCATACAATACGTTATTTGCAATCTTTGCGTCGCTTATTGGGGTGGGAGCTGTAGTACACCTTCCTCTAGCCTTTGCCTATATGTTTAAAAATAAGGGTATGTCGCCCACAATGAATTTTCTGCTTACTATGTTGGTTGTAGTGCCAATGACAGTAGCAACTATTTCAATCGTTTTTGCAATGACTGCGACTTATTTAATATACGATACGGTACTTAGAATGCTCGAATCGTTTTGGCTGGGTTTTAGAAGTGGTTTGCTTTATGAAATGGAGGGTTTTGGAAATGCATATCGTACCCAAACTTTGAATTCAGATTTATTTGTACAGCTAAGAGCTTTTATTGATTGGGTCAATGAAGAAGAATCAATTGATGAGGTCGATTTTGATGGATTTCAACGTATTAGAGGAGAATTACAAGACGTTGTCGTAGTGCATGAAGATTTAGAGGTTCCGAATCTCGAACAGAAAACCCCTAAGAAACTTTCCAAATTATTAGATAAAACCCAGTTACAACAAATTGAAAAACTTATAAATGTTTTGGCCCAGCCCCAAAAACCTTTATCACATCAAGAAAAACAACAGTTAGAATCTTTAAAAAAGTTGTATATGCAATATAACGATTTGTCGAAGAAACTGGAGGAGGTACGTGTTGCTTTAGAACAAAATGATAAAACTCAAATTAAGGATGAAATAATTGTTTATAATGAAGTGGAAACCCCCATTTTATTGGTAAAACAATATAAAAATGACCAGGATGACAAATGGTATAATGTCCCTGCGAACAGTTATGTAACAGATAAAGAAAGTTTATTACAGTGGTTAAAACTGAAGCCGCGCCATCCTCTCAATAAAGATTTGTTGAAAAAACCAGACTTTTATAACGGCATGACTACCCGGTATATTTGGTATGTTCTTACCTTAGAAGATTGCACTTCGCAAGAGCTAGATGAGGCGGCTGCACAAATGTCTGTTCTAGTTGAGGTTTTGCAGCCTTTAGTATCGGATACGCAAAAAATAGAATTGGGGCTGGGTTCCTCTTCACAATCATTTTTTAGTTCCGGAAAGAGTCATTCTGATCTTCAAATACCTCCATCCGATCCTGGCCCTGCACTTAAACCCTTTAAAATTGGCGAAGTATAA